One window from the genome of Deltaproteobacteria bacterium encodes:
- a CDS encoding ATP-binding protein, which produces MNEIFKISLTDPERVISRESSSLEFKESFGWASLPKYLKTSAAYANAKGGYIVFGIANKPHLLCGLSGTNLKLFEDIDPEKMSRNFNNHFAPEIEWTIQEYELQGKVFGLLYIHEAKDKPVVCTKDAGKELKESDIYYRYRGRSERIKYPELRAILEAKRET; this is translated from the coding sequence TTGAACGAAATATTCAAGATTTCCCTCACAGATCCAGAACGAGTGATCTCAAGGGAAAGCAGCAGCCTGGAATTCAAGGAGTCATTCGGCTGGGCAAGTTTGCCCAAGTATCTGAAAACGAGCGCCGCTTATGCCAATGCCAAGGGTGGCTATATAGTGTTTGGTATTGCCAATAAGCCACATCTACTTTGCGGTCTTTCAGGAACGAACCTGAAGTTATTCGAGGATATCGATCCAGAGAAAATGTCACGCAACTTCAATAATCACTTTGCCCCGGAAATAGAGTGGACGATTCAGGAGTACGAACTTCAGGGGAAAGTTTTTGGCCTTCTGTATATCCATGAGGCCAAGGATAAGCCTGTCGTCTGCACAAAAGACGCTGGGAAGGAGCTGAAAGAGAGCGATATCTACTACCGATATCGAGGCCGCTCCGAGCGCATCAAATATCCTGAGCTGAGAGCCATCCTTGAGGCCAAGAGGGAAACATAG